From Mustela nigripes isolate SB6536 chromosome 13, MUSNIG.SB6536, whole genome shotgun sequence, one genomic window encodes:
- the LOC131999167 gene encoding cytochrome P450 1A1 — protein MWGSTPGPWDHDLSRIQSSHLENSTLMMSSVSRLSIPISATEFLLVSAVFCLVLWVVRARQPRVPKGLKSPPGPWGWPLLGNVLTLGKTPHLALTRLSQRYGDVLQIHIGSTPVLVLSSLDTIRQALVRQGDDFKGRPDLYSFTLVTNGQSMTFNPDSGPAWAVRRRLAQNALKSFSTASDPASSCTCYLEEHVSKEAEALLGRLQQQMAEAGCFEPYRYVVVSVANVICAMCFGKRYDHDDQELLSLVNLSNEFGEAVAFGSPVDFFPILRYLPNPTLDSFKDLNKKFYNFMQKLVKEHYRTFEKGHIRDITDSLIEHCQEKRLDENANIQLSDEKIVNVVLDLFGAGFDTVTTAISWSLLYLVTNPNVQKKIQEELDTVIGRARQPRLSDRPQLPYMEAFILEIFRHASFIPFTIPHSTTRDTSLSGFYIPKGRCVFVNQWKINHDQKLWGDPSKFRPERFLNLDGTINKALSEKVILFGMGKRKCIGETIARLEVFLFLAILLQQVEFSVPQGTRVDMTPIYGLTMKHARCEHFQVRVRT, from the exons atgtggggctccaccccaggaccctgggatcatgacttgagccggatccaaag cAGTCATCTGGAGAACTCTACACTGATGATGTCCTCTGTGTCCAGACTCTCCATCCCCATCTCGGCCACAGAGTTTCTTCTGGTCTCTGCCGTCTTCTGCCTAGTGCTCTGGGTGGTCAGGGCCAGGCAGCCTCGGGTTCCCAAAGGCCTGAAGAGTCCACCAGGGCCGTGGGGATGGCCCCTGCTGGGGAACGTGCTGACCTTGGGGAAGACCCCACACCTGGCGCTGACGAGGCTGAGCCAGAGGTACGGGGATGTGCTGCAAATCCACATTGGCTCCACACCTGTGCTGGTGCTCAGCAGCCTGGACACCATCCGGCAGGCCCTGGTGCGGCAGGGGGATGATTTCAAGGGCCGGCCTGACCTCTACAGCTTCACTCTGGTTACTAATGGCCAAAGCATGACCTTCAACCCGGACTCTGGACCAGCGTGGGCTGTGCGCAGGCGCCTGGCCCAGAATGCCCTGAAGAGCTTCTCCACCGCATCAGACCCGGCTTCCTCGTGCACCTGCTACCTGGAAGAGCACGTGAGCAAGGAGGCAGAGGCCCTCCTTGGCAGGCTGCAGCAGCAGATGGCAGAGGCTGGGTGCTTTGAACCCTACAGATATGTAGTGGTATCGGTGGCTAATGTCATCTGTGCCATGTGCTTTGGCAAGCGCTATGACCATGATGACCAAGAGCTACTTAGCTTAGTGAACCTGAGTAATGAGTTCGGGGAGGCGGTTGCCTTTGGGAGCCCCGTGGACTTCTTCCCCATCCTTCGTTACTTGCCCAACCCCACCCTGGATTCCTTCAAGGACCTGAATAAGAAGTTCTATAACTTCATGCAAAAGTTGGTCAAGGAACACTACAGAACATTTGAGAAG GGCCACATTCGGGATATCACAGACAGCCTGATCGAGCACTGCCAGGAGAAGAGGCTAGATGAAAATGCCAACATCCAGCTGTCTGACGAGAAGATTGTTAACGTTGTCTTGGACCTGTTTGGAGCAG GATTTGACACGGTCACAACTGCCATCTCCTGGAGCCTCCTGTACCTGGTGACAAACCCCAATGTGCAGAAAAAGATCCAGGAGGAGCTGG ACACAGTAATTGGCAGGGCCCGGCAGCCCCGGCTCTCCGACAGGCCCCAGCTGCCCTACATGGAGGCCTTCATCCTGGAGATATTCCGACACGCTTCCTTCATCCCCTTTACCATCCCTCATAG CACCACAAGAGACACAAGCCTCAGTGGCTTTTACATCCCCAAGGGACGTTGTGTCTTTGTGAACCAGTGGAAGATCAACCATGACCA GAAGCTCTGGGGTGACCCATCTAAGTTCCGACCAGAACGATTTCTCAATCTCGATGGCACCATCAACAAGGCACTGAGTGAGAAGGTGATTCTCTTTGGTATGGGCAAGCGGAAGTGCATCGGTGAGACCATTGCCCGCCTGGAGGTCTTTCTCTTCCTGGCCATCCTGCTGCAGCAGGTGGAATTCAGTGTGCCCCAGGGCACAAGGGTGGACATGACCCCCATCTATGGGCTGACCATGAAGCATGCCCGCTGTGAGCACTTCCAAGTGCGGGTGCGCACTTAG